A genomic region of Branchiostoma lanceolatum isolate klBraLanc5 chromosome 4, klBraLanc5.hap2, whole genome shotgun sequence contains the following coding sequences:
- the LOC136433495 gene encoding ciliary microtubule inner protein 1-like, whose protein sequence is MASSRGKDVNFVHSDEIWKDHVRHELRALLHWPDKWGFLKTEYNKVYDRMAGIHVTKTPTLSPVMANYTKLPPISAATKPGSPQRKKSPKERLPSLRPPTPTFPKTTAGLIGWKSARPDCQLEIYGRYAPNARGQKGIIKMLGWPLQGLD, encoded by the exons ATGGCTTCTTCTCGTGGGAAAGATGTGAACTTTGTGCACAGCGATGAGATATG GAAGGATCACGTTCGTCATGAGCTGAGGGCCTTGCTCCATTGGCCGGATAAGTGGGGATTCTTAAAAACAGAGTACAACAAG GTGTATGATCGGATGGCTGGTATTCATGTTACCAAGACACCCACACTATCACCGGTGATGGCCAACTACACCAAACTCCCACCCATCTCAGCTGCTACAAAACCAGGTTCTCCACAGAGGAAGAAGTCTCCCAAGGAAAGATTACCCAGCCTGCGCCCTCCAACTCCTACATTCCCCAAG ACGACAGCTGGTCTGATTGGGTGGAAGTCGGCACGGCCTGACTGCCAGCTGGAAATTTATGGTCGCTACGCACCTAATGCACGCGGGCAGAAAGGAATCATCAAGATGCTGGGATGGCCCCTACAGGGTCTGGACTGA
- the LOC136433490 gene encoding breast cancer metastasis-suppressor 1-like protein isoform X5: MPVVDGNVDSEGEDMDQSTPDSDKSNSEESATSSASEEDDESSAGLFFCFAELDEEDCDRRRTECMADMADLERQFTDLKEQLYRERMSQIEVKLEEAKMGCAPEYVEPLTQLRVNMQTRTEVAGIVRELKIQNIRNQYEAELQATRQHFESEKLLLVDEMRNEIEEKIRRLEEDRHSADLSTDLWTESEQVKRSRRKTDPLHPKKKKTVTISGPFLVYQLKENDILEDWTAIRKMTVARRRLSAGSHSHRSGRENAAVGKGRQPGKRKTNH, from the exons ATGCCTGTTGTGGACGGCAATGTGGACAGCGAGGGCGAGGATATGGACCAAAGTACCCCAGACAGCGACAAGAGTAATTCTGAAGAATCTGCGACTTCGTCAGCGTCCGAGGAAGACGACGAGAGTTCAG CTGGGCTTTTCTTCTGCTTTGCAGAACTTGATGAGGAGGACTGTGACAGGAGACGGACAGAATGTATGGCAGACATGGCCGACCTGGAGAGGCAGTTCACAGACCTCAAAGAGCA GTTGTACAGAGAACGGATGAGCCAGATTGAAGTTAAGTTAGAAGAAGCCAAGATGGGCTGTGCACCAGAGTATGTGGAACCACTCACACAGCTTCGTGTCAACATGCAGACTCGCACAGAGGTCGCAG GTATTGTGAGAGAACTGAAGATACAGAACATCAGAAACCAGTATGAAGCAGAGTTACAGGCCACAAGACAACACTTCGAG AGTGAGAAGTTGCTTTTGGTGGATGAGATGAGAAATGAGATTGAGGAAAAGATCCGGAGACTGGAAGAGGACAGACACAGTGCAGATCTATCAACAG ACCTGTGGACTGAGTCAGAACAAGTGAAGCGCAGCCGGAGAAAAACAGACCCTCTGCATCCCAAGAAGAAAAAGACAGTCACCATTTCTG GTCCATTCCTTGTCTATCAGCTGAAGGAAAATGACATCCTGGAGGACTGGACAGCCATAAGAAAG ATGACAGTAGCTAGAAGAAGATTGTCAGCTGGCAGCCACTCCCACCGATCAGGAAGAGAAAATG CAGCTGTGGGGAAGGGACGACAACCTGGCAAACGGAAGACAAACCATTGA
- the LOC136433490 gene encoding breast cancer metastasis-suppressor 1-like protein isoform X6: protein MPVVDGNVDSEGEDMDQSTPDSDKSNSEESATSSASEEDDESSAGLFFCFAELDEEDCDRRRTECMADMADLERQFTDLKEQLYRERMSQIEVKLEEAKMGCAPEYVEPLTQLRVNMQTRTEVAGIVRELKIQNIRNQYEAELQATRQHFESEKLLLVDEMRNEIEEKIRRLEEDRHSADLSTDLWTESEQVKRSRRKTDPLHPKKKKTVTISGPFLVYQLKENDILEDWTAIRKMTVARRRLSAGSHSHRSGRENAVGKGRQPGKRKTNH, encoded by the exons ATGCCTGTTGTGGACGGCAATGTGGACAGCGAGGGCGAGGATATGGACCAAAGTACCCCAGACAGCGACAAGAGTAATTCTGAAGAATCTGCGACTTCGTCAGCGTCCGAGGAAGACGACGAGAGTTCAG CTGGGCTTTTCTTCTGCTTTGCAGAACTTGATGAGGAGGACTGTGACAGGAGACGGACAGAATGTATGGCAGACATGGCCGACCTGGAGAGGCAGTTCACAGACCTCAAAGAGCA GTTGTACAGAGAACGGATGAGCCAGATTGAAGTTAAGTTAGAAGAAGCCAAGATGGGCTGTGCACCAGAGTATGTGGAACCACTCACACAGCTTCGTGTCAACATGCAGACTCGCACAGAGGTCGCAG GTATTGTGAGAGAACTGAAGATACAGAACATCAGAAACCAGTATGAAGCAGAGTTACAGGCCACAAGACAACACTTCGAG AGTGAGAAGTTGCTTTTGGTGGATGAGATGAGAAATGAGATTGAGGAAAAGATCCGGAGACTGGAAGAGGACAGACACAGTGCAGATCTATCAACAG ACCTGTGGACTGAGTCAGAACAAGTGAAGCGCAGCCGGAGAAAAACAGACCCTCTGCATCCCAAGAAGAAAAAGACAGTCACCATTTCTG GTCCATTCCTTGTCTATCAGCTGAAGGAAAATGACATCCTGGAGGACTGGACAGCCATAAGAAAG ATGACAGTAGCTAGAAGAAGATTGTCAGCTGGCAGCCACTCCCACCGATCAGGAAGAGAAAATG CTGTGGGGAAGGGACGACAACCTGGCAAACGGAAGACAAACCATTGA
- the LOC136433490 gene encoding breast cancer metastasis-suppressor 1-like protein isoform X2: MPVVDGNVDSEGEDMDQSTPDSDKSNSEESATSSASEEDDESSAGLFFCFAELDEEDCDRRRTECMADMADLERQFTDLKEQLYRERMSQIEVKLEEAKMGCAPEYVEPLTQLRVNMQTRTEVAGIVRELKIQNIRNQYEAELQATRQHFESEKLLLVDEMRNEIEEKIRRLEEDRHSADLSTDLWTESEQVKRSRRKTDPLHPKKKKTVTISGPFLVYQLKENDILEDWTAIRKNCQPTTIPQQKMTVARRRLSAGSHSHRSGRENAVGKGRQPGKRKTNH; encoded by the exons ATGCCTGTTGTGGACGGCAATGTGGACAGCGAGGGCGAGGATATGGACCAAAGTACCCCAGACAGCGACAAGAGTAATTCTGAAGAATCTGCGACTTCGTCAGCGTCCGAGGAAGACGACGAGAGTTCAG CTGGGCTTTTCTTCTGCTTTGCAGAACTTGATGAGGAGGACTGTGACAGGAGACGGACAGAATGTATGGCAGACATGGCCGACCTGGAGAGGCAGTTCACAGACCTCAAAGAGCA GTTGTACAGAGAACGGATGAGCCAGATTGAAGTTAAGTTAGAAGAAGCCAAGATGGGCTGTGCACCAGAGTATGTGGAACCACTCACACAGCTTCGTGTCAACATGCAGACTCGCACAGAGGTCGCAG GTATTGTGAGAGAACTGAAGATACAGAACATCAGAAACCAGTATGAAGCAGAGTTACAGGCCACAAGACAACACTTCGAG AGTGAGAAGTTGCTTTTGGTGGATGAGATGAGAAATGAGATTGAGGAAAAGATCCGGAGACTGGAAGAGGACAGACACAGTGCAGATCTATCAACAG ACCTGTGGACTGAGTCAGAACAAGTGAAGCGCAGCCGGAGAAAAACAGACCCTCTGCATCCCAAGAAGAAAAAGACAGTCACCATTTCTG GTCCATTCCTTGTCTATCAGCTGAAGGAAAATGACATCCTGGAGGACTGGACAGCCATAAGAAAG AACTGCCAGCCGACCACCATACCTCAGCAAAAg ATGACAGTAGCTAGAAGAAGATTGTCAGCTGGCAGCCACTCCCACCGATCAGGAAGAGAAAATG CTGTGGGGAAGGGACGACAACCTGGCAAACGGAAGACAAACCATTGA
- the LOC136433490 gene encoding breast cancer metastasis-suppressor 1-like protein isoform X7 yields MPVVDGNVDSEGEDMDQSTPDSDKSNSEESATSSASEEDDESSAGLFFCFAELDEEDCDRRRTECMADMADLERQFTDLKEQLYRERMSQIEVKLEEAKMGCAPEYVEPLTQLRVNMQTRTEVAGIVRELKIQNIRNQYEAELQATRQHFESEKLLLVDEMRNEIEEKIRRLEEDRHSADLSTDLWTESEQVKRSRRKTDPLHPKKKKTVTISGPFLVYQLKENDILEDWTAIRKMTVARRRLSAGSHSHRSGRENGMGDRLDY; encoded by the exons ATGCCTGTTGTGGACGGCAATGTGGACAGCGAGGGCGAGGATATGGACCAAAGTACCCCAGACAGCGACAAGAGTAATTCTGAAGAATCTGCGACTTCGTCAGCGTCCGAGGAAGACGACGAGAGTTCAG CTGGGCTTTTCTTCTGCTTTGCAGAACTTGATGAGGAGGACTGTGACAGGAGACGGACAGAATGTATGGCAGACATGGCCGACCTGGAGAGGCAGTTCACAGACCTCAAAGAGCA GTTGTACAGAGAACGGATGAGCCAGATTGAAGTTAAGTTAGAAGAAGCCAAGATGGGCTGTGCACCAGAGTATGTGGAACCACTCACACAGCTTCGTGTCAACATGCAGACTCGCACAGAGGTCGCAG GTATTGTGAGAGAACTGAAGATACAGAACATCAGAAACCAGTATGAAGCAGAGTTACAGGCCACAAGACAACACTTCGAG AGTGAGAAGTTGCTTTTGGTGGATGAGATGAGAAATGAGATTGAGGAAAAGATCCGGAGACTGGAAGAGGACAGACACAGTGCAGATCTATCAACAG ACCTGTGGACTGAGTCAGAACAAGTGAAGCGCAGCCGGAGAAAAACAGACCCTCTGCATCCCAAGAAGAAAAAGACAGTCACCATTTCTG GTCCATTCCTTGTCTATCAGCTGAAGGAAAATGACATCCTGGAGGACTGGACAGCCATAAGAAAG ATGACAGTAGCTAGAAGAAGATTGTCAGCTGGCAGCCACTCCCACCGATCAGGAAGAGAAAATG GTATGGGGGATCGTTTGGACTACTAA
- the LOC136433490 gene encoding breast cancer metastasis-suppressor 1-like protein isoform X1 has product MPVVDGNVDSEGEDMDQSTPDSDKSNSEESATSSASEEDDESSAGLFFCFAELDEEDCDRRRTECMADMADLERQFTDLKEQLYRERMSQIEVKLEEAKMGCAPEYVEPLTQLRVNMQTRTEVAGIVRELKIQNIRNQYEAELQATRQHFESEKLLLVDEMRNEIEEKIRRLEEDRHSADLSTDLWTESEQVKRSRRKTDPLHPKKKKTVTISGPFLVYQLKENDILEDWTAIRKNCQPTTIPQQKMTVARRRLSAGSHSHRSGRENAAVGKGRQPGKRKTNH; this is encoded by the exons ATGCCTGTTGTGGACGGCAATGTGGACAGCGAGGGCGAGGATATGGACCAAAGTACCCCAGACAGCGACAAGAGTAATTCTGAAGAATCTGCGACTTCGTCAGCGTCCGAGGAAGACGACGAGAGTTCAG CTGGGCTTTTCTTCTGCTTTGCAGAACTTGATGAGGAGGACTGTGACAGGAGACGGACAGAATGTATGGCAGACATGGCCGACCTGGAGAGGCAGTTCACAGACCTCAAAGAGCA GTTGTACAGAGAACGGATGAGCCAGATTGAAGTTAAGTTAGAAGAAGCCAAGATGGGCTGTGCACCAGAGTATGTGGAACCACTCACACAGCTTCGTGTCAACATGCAGACTCGCACAGAGGTCGCAG GTATTGTGAGAGAACTGAAGATACAGAACATCAGAAACCAGTATGAAGCAGAGTTACAGGCCACAAGACAACACTTCGAG AGTGAGAAGTTGCTTTTGGTGGATGAGATGAGAAATGAGATTGAGGAAAAGATCCGGAGACTGGAAGAGGACAGACACAGTGCAGATCTATCAACAG ACCTGTGGACTGAGTCAGAACAAGTGAAGCGCAGCCGGAGAAAAACAGACCCTCTGCATCCCAAGAAGAAAAAGACAGTCACCATTTCTG GTCCATTCCTTGTCTATCAGCTGAAGGAAAATGACATCCTGGAGGACTGGACAGCCATAAGAAAG AACTGCCAGCCGACCACCATACCTCAGCAAAAg ATGACAGTAGCTAGAAGAAGATTGTCAGCTGGCAGCCACTCCCACCGATCAGGAAGAGAAAATG CAGCTGTGGGGAAGGGACGACAACCTGGCAAACGGAAGACAAACCATTGA
- the LOC136433490 gene encoding breast cancer metastasis-suppressor 1-like protein isoform X4: protein MPVVDGNVDSEGEDMDQSTPDSDKSNSEESATSSASEEDDESSELDEEDCDRRRTECMADMADLERQFTDLKEQLYRERMSQIEVKLEEAKMGCAPEYVEPLTQLRVNMQTRTEVAGIVRELKIQNIRNQYEAELQATRQHFESEKLLLVDEMRNEIEEKIRRLEEDRHSADLSTDLWTESEQVKRSRRKTDPLHPKKKKTVTISGPFLVYQLKENDILEDWTAIRKNCQPTTIPQQKMTVARRRLSAGSHSHRSGRENAAVGKGRQPGKRKTNH, encoded by the exons ATGCCTGTTGTGGACGGCAATGTGGACAGCGAGGGCGAGGATATGGACCAAAGTACCCCAGACAGCGACAAGAGTAATTCTGAAGAATCTGCGACTTCGTCAGCGTCCGAGGAAGACGACGAGAGTTCAG AACTTGATGAGGAGGACTGTGACAGGAGACGGACAGAATGTATGGCAGACATGGCCGACCTGGAGAGGCAGTTCACAGACCTCAAAGAGCA GTTGTACAGAGAACGGATGAGCCAGATTGAAGTTAAGTTAGAAGAAGCCAAGATGGGCTGTGCACCAGAGTATGTGGAACCACTCACACAGCTTCGTGTCAACATGCAGACTCGCACAGAGGTCGCAG GTATTGTGAGAGAACTGAAGATACAGAACATCAGAAACCAGTATGAAGCAGAGTTACAGGCCACAAGACAACACTTCGAG AGTGAGAAGTTGCTTTTGGTGGATGAGATGAGAAATGAGATTGAGGAAAAGATCCGGAGACTGGAAGAGGACAGACACAGTGCAGATCTATCAACAG ACCTGTGGACTGAGTCAGAACAAGTGAAGCGCAGCCGGAGAAAAACAGACCCTCTGCATCCCAAGAAGAAAAAGACAGTCACCATTTCTG GTCCATTCCTTGTCTATCAGCTGAAGGAAAATGACATCCTGGAGGACTGGACAGCCATAAGAAAG AACTGCCAGCCGACCACCATACCTCAGCAAAAg ATGACAGTAGCTAGAAGAAGATTGTCAGCTGGCAGCCACTCCCACCGATCAGGAAGAGAAAATG CAGCTGTGGGGAAGGGACGACAACCTGGCAAACGGAAGACAAACCATTGA
- the LOC136433490 gene encoding breast cancer metastasis-suppressor 1-like protein isoform X3, with translation MPVVDGNVDSEGEDMDQSTPDSDKSNSEESATSSASEEDDESSAGLFFCFAELDEEDCDRRRTECMADMADLERQFTDLKEQLYRERMSQIEVKLEEAKMGCAPEYVEPLTQLRVNMQTRTEVAGIVRELKIQNIRNQYEAELQATRQHFESEKLLLVDEMRNEIEEKIRRLEEDRHSADLSTDLWTESEQVKRSRRKTDPLHPKKKKTVTISGPFLVYQLKENDILEDWTAIRKNCQPTTIPQQKMTVARRRLSAGSHSHRSGRENGMGDRLDY, from the exons ATGCCTGTTGTGGACGGCAATGTGGACAGCGAGGGCGAGGATATGGACCAAAGTACCCCAGACAGCGACAAGAGTAATTCTGAAGAATCTGCGACTTCGTCAGCGTCCGAGGAAGACGACGAGAGTTCAG CTGGGCTTTTCTTCTGCTTTGCAGAACTTGATGAGGAGGACTGTGACAGGAGACGGACAGAATGTATGGCAGACATGGCCGACCTGGAGAGGCAGTTCACAGACCTCAAAGAGCA GTTGTACAGAGAACGGATGAGCCAGATTGAAGTTAAGTTAGAAGAAGCCAAGATGGGCTGTGCACCAGAGTATGTGGAACCACTCACACAGCTTCGTGTCAACATGCAGACTCGCACAGAGGTCGCAG GTATTGTGAGAGAACTGAAGATACAGAACATCAGAAACCAGTATGAAGCAGAGTTACAGGCCACAAGACAACACTTCGAG AGTGAGAAGTTGCTTTTGGTGGATGAGATGAGAAATGAGATTGAGGAAAAGATCCGGAGACTGGAAGAGGACAGACACAGTGCAGATCTATCAACAG ACCTGTGGACTGAGTCAGAACAAGTGAAGCGCAGCCGGAGAAAAACAGACCCTCTGCATCCCAAGAAGAAAAAGACAGTCACCATTTCTG GTCCATTCCTTGTCTATCAGCTGAAGGAAAATGACATCCTGGAGGACTGGACAGCCATAAGAAAG AACTGCCAGCCGACCACCATACCTCAGCAAAAg ATGACAGTAGCTAGAAGAAGATTGTCAGCTGGCAGCCACTCCCACCGATCAGGAAGAGAAAATG GTATGGGGGATCGTTTGGACTACTAA